A section of the Candidatus Saccharimonadales bacterium genome encodes:
- a CDS encoding ABC transporter permease, whose protein sequence is MKNIFKKHNYYLLREFVRTDFKLRYQGSVLGYLWSLLRPLALFTILYIVFSKFLKLGASIPHYPAYLLLGIVVWTYFQEASMLGLRAIVDKGELIRKTNVPKFILVLSTSFSAFVNLIINLVVFGVFLLLSGAEIHWGALLLPLILIELLIFSGAVSFFLAALYVKFRDISYIWEVMMQLLFYATPIIYPLAIIPTKYQKILLMNPLAQMIQYLRSVMVTSKTPTTGKLIYGPLSLAPFVVVIVVTYIAVIYFRMQSRMFAEEI, encoded by the coding sequence ATGAAGAATATATTTAAAAAGCATAATTATTACCTTCTTCGAGAGTTTGTGCGGACTGATTTCAAGCTGCGTTACCAAGGCTCGGTTCTGGGCTACCTATGGTCATTACTTAGACCACTAGCCCTTTTTACTATCCTCTATATTGTCTTCAGCAAATTCTTAAAACTGGGCGCAAGCATCCCGCATTACCCAGCCTACTTACTGCTTGGAATCGTTGTTTGGACATATTTCCAGGAAGCTTCAATGCTGGGTTTAAGGGCGATTGTCGACAAAGGCGAACTCATACGTAAAACCAATGTGCCAAAATTCATACTCGTGCTTTCAACTTCGTTTTCAGCATTTGTTAATTTGATCATCAACTTGGTTGTCTTCGGGGTTTTTCTGCTGTTGTCCGGCGCAGAGATTCATTGGGGGGCCTTGTTGTTACCACTTATCTTGATTGAGCTGCTGATTTTTTCGGGAGCTGTTTCATTCTTTTTGGCAGCTCTTTATGTCAAATTCCGTGATATTTCCTACATCTGGGAGGTCATGATGCAGCTTCTGTTTTATGCCACCCCCATCATTTACCCCTTAGCAATCATTCCTACTAAGTACCAAAAAATCCTGCTTATGAACCCCCTGGCGCAAATGATCCAATATCTACGCTCAGTCATGGTAACCTCTAAAACGCCCACTACTGGCAAGCTGATTTATGGGCCCCTATCTCTAGCCCCGTTCGTTGTTGTGATCGTGGTAACATATATTGCTGTCATATACTTCAGGATGCAGTCACGCATGTTCGCAGAGGAGATCTAG